In Ruminococcaceae bacterium BL-6, a genomic segment contains:
- a CDS encoding protein of unknown function (Evidence 5 : Unknown function) yields the protein MNHSSELPSTRGQELKHAEGLSAAVAVHVALYARAGIETGIHIGEIPELAVALYARAGIETLPPATATSGYDCCPLREGRN from the coding sequence TTGAATCATTCCAGTGAGTTGCCCTCTACGCGAGGGCAGGAATTGAAACATGCCGAGGGGCTTTCCGCTGCCGTCGCCGTCCACGTTGCCCTCTACGCGAGGGCAGGAATTGAAACCGGAATTCATATCGGTGAAATCCCGGAACTCGCTGTTGCCCTCTACGCGAGGGCAGGAATTGAAACATTACCACCGGCGACGGCAACAAGCGGGTACGACTGTTGCCCTCTACGCGAGGGCAGGAATTGA
- the cas1 gene encoding CRISPR-associated endonuclease Cas1 1 — MRKLGMTLFILTQDSYLHCQNEAIEILIGGEEKGRIPVHNVDSIICFGNTTVSTPFLAFCAKNGVTLSFLSERGQFYGRLQGPQNGNILLRQQQFSYLYDTFFASNLVRNILYGKIGNSKLLLQHYAREQTEADAKQHLQAAAEKLSEAAKNLHDCMTVDEMRGREGAAAAIYFSVFDDLLKTDDPLMHFGSRSRRPPANRSNALLSFLYTLLKNDVQSALESIGLDPAAGYLHTLRPGRPALALDMMEELRSPLCDRLALTLINRKQIQSSDFETDTPAFYLTDKARRTVLNAWGSRKNQMIMHPFLKEKMEIGLIPFAQAQLLARVIRGDLDEYPPFVWR; from the coding sequence GTGAGAAAGCTCGGCATGACACTTTTCATCCTGACACAGGATTCCTATCTGCATTGCCAGAATGAGGCAATCGAAATTCTCATTGGCGGCGAAGAGAAAGGGCGTATTCCGGTTCATAATGTAGATTCCATTATATGCTTTGGAAATACGACTGTTTCGACACCATTTTTGGCTTTCTGTGCAAAAAACGGAGTGACATTGAGCTTCCTTTCAGAAAGGGGACAGTTTTACGGCAGGCTTCAGGGGCCGCAGAATGGCAATATTCTGCTTCGCCAGCAGCAGTTTTCTTATCTTTATGATACATTCTTTGCTTCGAACCTCGTGCGAAATATCTTATACGGTAAAATAGGAAACAGCAAACTCCTTTTGCAGCATTATGCAAGAGAACAGACAGAAGCAGATGCCAAGCAGCATTTGCAGGCAGCGGCTGAAAAATTATCAGAGGCGGCTAAAAATCTGCATGACTGCATGACAGTGGACGAGATGCGTGGCAGGGAAGGTGCAGCGGCGGCAATCTATTTTTCAGTATTTGATGATTTGCTGAAAACGGACGATCCTCTCATGCACTTTGGGAGCCGCAGCCGAAGGCCGCCAGCCAATCGAAGCAATGCACTTTTATCATTTCTCTATACGCTGCTGAAAAATGATGTTCAGTCGGCACTGGAAAGTATCGGCCTTGATCCTGCGGCCGGATATCTTCATACCCTGCGCCCCGGCCGTCCGGCCCTGGCACTGGATATGATGGAAGAATTGCGCTCTCCACTGTGTGACCGCCTGGCTTTGACACTGATCAACCGCAAACAGATACAAAGCTCTGACTTTGAGACGGATACTCCCGCTTTTTACCTGACAGACAAAGCTCGCCGCACGGTGCTGAACGCATGGGGCAGCAGAAAAAATCAAATGATCATGCATCCTTTTTTAAAAGAAAAAATGGAGATAGGGTTGATCCCTTTTGCGCAGGCTCAGTTGCTGGCACGTGTAATCCGCGGAGATTTAGATGAATATCCGCCGTTTGTCTGGAGGTAG
- the cas2 gene encoding CRISPR-associated endoribonuclease Cas2 3 encodes MLLVVSYDVNTVAPEGSKRLRKVARLCEKYGVRVQNSVFELDIDPAQETILRCGLERIIDPEKDSVRFYRLGKSWKNKVDSIGRKQLITFGDDLIL; translated from the coding sequence ATGCTTCTTGTAGTTTCATATGATGTGAATACAGTAGCGCCTGAGGGTTCAAAACGCTTGAGAAAAGTTGCACGTTTATGCGAGAAGTACGGAGTCCGTGTACAGAATTCGGTCTTTGAGCTCGATATTGATCCGGCGCAGGAAACGATCTTGCGTTGCGGCTTGGAAAGAATAATTGACCCCGAAAAAGATTCTGTACGTTTCTATCGATTAGGGAAAAGCTGGAAAAATAAAGTTGATTCGATTGGCAGAAAGCAACTCATAACATTTGGTGACGATCTTATTCTATAA